A genomic window from Flavobacterium phycosphaerae includes:
- a CDS encoding UvrD-helicase domain-containing protein: MQKPAFSIYDASAGSGKTYTLVKEYLKIILLSKKPDAYRNILAITFTNKAVHEMKSRVIDSLSEFAKVNPSAKALLLMQDIQAETGLSLATITEKAKSIIKNLIHNYAAFDISTIDKFTHKVIRAFAHDLNLPITFEVSLDTETLLTEAIDAIIAQAGEDETLTNLLVDFTMEKTDDDKSWDVSRDIMETGKLILNENNREEVAHFHSKTIVEFIEIKNKLTELCAQIEAETVELAAEALLLITKNGIDSKSFSRETFPNHLKSIVDKNFNPKNKTFHQFEDIAINKTASDRTIIESIIPDLLEILSSIYKKMEKKNFYEAFLKNITPLSLLNTVSNELAKIQKEQNVLSIAEFNKLINEQIQNQPAPFIYERLGEKYRHFFIDEFQDTSEMQWQNLIPLIDNALASEDLNGEQGSLMIVGDPKQSIYRWRGGKAEQFIELSKTKNPFVNPSKELFSLGTNYRSYSEVIAFNNKFFGFLADEFSNEDYKDLYQNHSHQKFNPKTGGYVNISFVPKIEKDIFEEEETLAKNELYLQATLQKIGQVQQKGFRYKDIVILTRKKAHGTAVANYLTENGIPILSSESLLLGASSEVQSIINVLRFLKNNNDLQSKANFLYYLASHQEVLAIHDFIAQGMEQSKEDDFQAWLSSFGIDFSFQHIRKKSLYEATEIIIAKMIPMVKRNAYVQFFLDIVLERDIKNQAGVSDFLYYWDNNSEKLSIPSPEGNDAVRIMTIHKSKGLEFPVVIFPFAEEDYSKGPREKMWLNADEEEVGLPKALVDKNSKVEAYGEAASLVYQQKKQEELLDNINVLYVALTRAEEQLHIISGMQSRSKTSGEYPNNMATFFIKFLANDFEENKLVYSFGNPEKLSETKELLDATQTIPQLAATLNPKHIKIAQRESLMWNTKQQKAIEYGNILHEILSFVKTKEDIDLALIKAIENGLIITSQKETVEKTIREIVYHEDLQLFFSNQNTVLNEKTIIQKEGSLVKPDRMVINQNQEIYLLDYKTGVHQAKYTAQLENYQNAIEKMGFKVTKKTLVYIGERLEIVNL, encoded by the coding sequence ATGCAAAAACCAGCTTTCTCCATATACGATGCTTCCGCCGGTTCCGGTAAAACTTATACTTTGGTAAAAGAGTATCTGAAAATTATTCTATTGTCCAAAAAACCCGATGCTTATCGCAATATTCTTGCTATCACGTTTACCAATAAAGCGGTTCACGAAATGAAAAGCCGTGTCATAGACAGTCTTTCTGAATTTGCCAAAGTAAACCCTTCCGCCAAAGCCTTGTTATTGATGCAGGACATTCAAGCAGAAACCGGATTATCCTTGGCCACCATTACCGAAAAAGCCAAGAGCATTATCAAAAACCTGATTCACAATTATGCCGCTTTTGACATTTCGACCATTGATAAATTTACGCACAAAGTTATTCGGGCCTTTGCTCACGATTTGAATTTACCCATCACTTTTGAAGTGTCATTGGATACCGAAACCTTATTAACTGAAGCCATTGACGCTATTATTGCCCAAGCCGGCGAAGATGAAACGTTGACCAATTTGCTGGTCGATTTTACCATGGAAAAAACCGATGATGATAAATCTTGGGACGTGTCGCGCGACATTATGGAAACCGGCAAGTTGATTTTAAACGAAAACAACCGCGAAGAAGTGGCTCATTTTCACAGCAAAACCATAGTCGAATTTATTGAAATCAAAAACAAACTCACTGAACTTTGCGCACAAATAGAAGCTGAAACAGTCGAATTAGCAGCGGAAGCTTTACTTTTAATAACAAAAAATGGTATCGACAGCAAATCTTTTTCAAGAGAAACTTTTCCAAACCATTTGAAAAGTATAGTAGACAAAAATTTCAATCCAAAAAACAAAACATTTCATCAGTTTGAAGATATCGCCATAAATAAAACCGCTTCTGACCGAACGATTATTGAAAGCATCATTCCTGATTTACTCGAAATCTTGTCTTCGATTTATAAAAAAATGGAGAAAAAGAATTTCTACGAAGCATTTCTCAAAAATATTACGCCTCTTTCGTTGCTGAATACCGTTAGTAATGAATTGGCCAAAATCCAAAAAGAACAAAATGTACTTTCTATTGCCGAGTTCAACAAGCTGATTAACGAACAGATTCAAAACCAGCCGGCGCCATTTATTTACGAACGCTTGGGCGAAAAGTACCGCCATTTTTTTATTGATGAATTTCAGGATACTTCTGAAATGCAGTGGCAAAACCTTATTCCATTGATTGACAATGCACTCGCCAGCGAAGATTTGAATGGAGAACAGGGTTCGTTGATGATAGTTGGTGATCCGAAACAATCTATCTACCGTTGGCGTGGTGGAAAAGCAGAACAGTTTATTGAACTTAGTAAAACCAAAAATCCTTTTGTAAATCCAAGTAAGGAGTTATTTTCATTAGGAACCAATTACCGAAGTTATTCCGAAGTCATTGCTTTTAATAATAAGTTCTTTGGTTTTTTGGCTGATGAATTCTCGAATGAAGATTATAAAGATTTGTACCAAAATCATAGTCATCAAAAGTTCAATCCCAAAACAGGAGGTTACGTCAACATTTCTTTTGTTCCCAAAATTGAAAAAGATATCTTTGAGGAAGAAGAAACTTTAGCTAAAAACGAGTTGTATTTACAAGCCACTTTACAAAAGATTGGTCAAGTTCAACAAAAGGGTTTCCGTTATAAAGACATTGTAATTCTGACTCGAAAAAAAGCACACGGCACTGCAGTCGCGAATTATTTAACCGAAAACGGTATTCCGATTTTGTCCTCGGAAAGTTTATTACTTGGTGCGTCTTCAGAAGTGCAAAGTATAATTAACGTTTTGCGTTTTTTGAAAAACAATAACGATTTACAATCGAAAGCTAATTTTCTTTACTACTTGGCTTCCCATCAAGAAGTATTGGCGATTCACGATTTCATTGCTCAAGGCATGGAACAAAGTAAAGAAGACGATTTTCAAGCATGGTTATCAAGCTTTGGAATTGATTTTTCATTTCAACATATTCGAAAAAAATCGTTGTATGAAGCTACCGAAATCATCATCGCCAAAATGATTCCAATGGTAAAACGAAACGCTTATGTGCAATTCTTTTTGGATATTGTTTTGGAACGCGATATTAAGAACCAAGCCGGAGTTTCGGATTTTCTGTATTATTGGGATAACAACTCTGAAAAATTAAGCATCCCATCACCGGAAGGCAATGACGCAGTTCGCATTATGACTATTCACAAGTCGAAAGGATTAGAATTTCCGGTAGTTATTTTCCCTTTTGCCGAAGAGGATTACAGCAAAGGTCCCCGTGAAAAAATGTGGCTCAATGCCGATGAAGAAGAGGTAGGTTTACCCAAAGCTTTAGTTGACAAAAACAGCAAAGTTGAAGCTTATGGCGAAGCAGCATCTTTGGTTTACCAACAAAAAAAGCAAGAAGAACTACTGGACAACATCAATGTGTTGTATGTAGCCTTAACTCGTGCCGAAGAACAATTACATATTATTTCCGGGATGCAGAGCAGAAGCAAAACATCGGGCGAATATCCAAACAATATGGCAACGTTTTTCATCAAGTTTTTAGCAAATGATTTTGAAGAAAACAAATTGGTTTATTCTTTTGGCAATCCTGAAAAACTATCAGAGACTAAAGAACTTCTAGACGCAACGCAAACCATTCCACAATTGGCGGCCACTTTAAATCCGAAGCATATCAAAATTGCCCAACGCGAAAGTTTGATGTGGAATACCAAACAGCAAAAAGCTATTGAATACGGGAATATTCTACACGAAATTTTATCTTTTGTTAAAACTAAAGAGGATATTGATTTGGCTCTAATTAAAGCCATAGAAAACGGATTAATCATTACTTCACAAAAAGAAACAGTAGAAAAAACAATTCGGGAGATAGTCTATCATGAGGATTTGCAACTGTTTTTCTCTAATCAAAATACTGTTTTAAACGAAAAGACCATCATTCAAAAAGAAGGAAGCTTAGTAAAACCGGACAGGATGGTTATCAATCAGAACCAAGAAATTTATTTATTAGATTACAAAACCGGAGTACATCAAGCCAAATACACTGCACAATTGGAAAATTACCAAAATGCTATTGAAAAAATGGGGTTTAAAGTCACTAAAAAGACATTAGTTTATATTGGGGAAAGGCTGGAAATAGTAAATTTGTAA
- a CDS encoding GNAT family N-acetyltransferase: MNFDRQPTHLHNEQIRLVPLQENDFEVLYAVASDPLVWEQHPNKLRYQRDVFQNYFEGALMSEGAFLIRDTNTHEVVGSSRFYDYDEKEHSVLIGYTFIGRKFWGTGHNKALKKLMLDYAFRYVDKVYFHIGAFNIRSQKAIEKIGAIKVDEFEVEYYGEDSKLNFVYLITKP; the protein is encoded by the coding sequence ATGAATTTTGACCGTCAACCGACACATTTGCATAACGAACAAATTCGCTTAGTTCCTTTACAGGAAAACGATTTTGAAGTCTTGTATGCGGTAGCTTCCGACCCATTAGTTTGGGAACAGCATCCTAATAAACTTCGGTATCAACGTGATGTTTTTCAGAATTACTTTGAAGGGGCTTTGATGTCCGAAGGGGCTTTCTTAATTCGTGACACAAACACCCATGAAGTGGTCGGCAGCAGTCGGTTTTATGATTATGACGAAAAAGAACATTCCGTATTGATTGGCTATACTTTCATTGGACGTAAATTTTGGGGCACCGGTCATAACAAAGCATTGAAAAAACTAATGCTCGATTATGCATTTCGTTATGTAGACAAAGTGTATTTTCACATTGGCGCTTTCAACATTCGTTCCCAAAAAGCCATAGAAAAAATCGGCGCAATAAAAGTAGATGAGTTTGAAGTCGAATATTATGGCGAAGATTCCAAGTTGAATTTTGTTTATTTAATCACAAAACCCTAA
- a CDS encoding superoxide dismutase, translated as MSFELPQLPYAYDALEPHIDARTMEIHHSKHHNAYVTNLNAAIAGTDLEGLTIENILINLDMKNAAVRNNGGGHYNHNLFWRVMAPNAGGLPSGDLLAAIERDFKSFEEFKALFAKAGATRFGSGWAWLCVHKGGKLEVCSTPNQDNPLMPDTGCGGFPILGMDVWEHAYYLNYQNRRPDYIEAFFNVINWTEVARLYATEK; from the coding sequence ATGAGCTTTGAATTGCCACAATTGCCTTATGCATACGATGCATTAGAACCACATATTGATGCCAGAACAATGGAGATACATCATTCAAAACACCACAATGCTTACGTTACCAATTTAAATGCAGCTATTGCAGGAACCGATTTGGAGGGATTAACGATAGAGAATATTTTAATCAATCTTGACATGAAGAATGCTGCTGTTAGAAATAACGGTGGCGGACATTACAATCACAATTTGTTTTGGAGAGTAATGGCTCCGAATGCAGGTGGTTTACCATCAGGAGATTTATTGGCCGCTATTGAAAGAGATTTTAAATCATTTGAAGAATTCAAAGCCTTGTTTGCCAAAGCCGGTGCTACACGTTTCGGTTCAGGATGGGCTTGGTTGTGTGTGCACAAAGGAGGAAAACTGGAAGTGTGTTCAACACCAAATCAGGATAATCCGTTAATGCCGGATACCGGTTGTGGTGGTTTCCCGATTCTAGGAATGGACGTATGGGAACACGCTTACTACCTGAACTATCAAAACCGTCGTCCTGATTATATAGAAGCCTTCTTTAATGTAATTAATTGGACAGAAGTAGCCAGATTGTACGCTACGGAAAAATAA
- a CDS encoding amidophosphoribosyltransferase, translating into MSDAIKHECGIALLRLKKPLAFYKEKYGSAFYGIQKMYLLMEKQHNRGQDGAGFASIKFDVEPGERYISRVRSNQAQPIQDIFAQINERINEELSLHPEYQEDVQLQKENIPYIGELFLGHVRYGTFGKNSIESVHPFLRQNNWMHRNLIVAGNFNMTNVTELFNSLVELGQHPKEMADTVTVMEKIGHFLDDEVTDLYQECKNNGLSKREASPVIAEKLDLAKILKKASKGWDGGYAMAGLLGHGDAFVFRDPAGIRPAYFYEDDEIVVVASERPVIQTVFNVSFEKVQELQPGHALIVKKNGVISEEEIITPTIKKACSFERIYFSRGSDAEIYQERKELGKLILPAVLEAIDNDTDNAVFSYIPNTAETSFYGMIEAANDFLNQRKNQFILDNRKTLTKEKLEEILSVKIRTEKIAIKDAKLRTFITEDSSRDDLVAHVYDVTYGVVKPTDSLVIIDDSIVRGTTLKMSILKMMDRLNPKKIVIVSSAPQIRYPDCYGIDMAKLEGLVAFQAALALLKERNLYHIVAEVYAKCKAQANYKDHEVVNYVTEIYKPFTDQEISDKIADLLNSADIKADVKIIFQNVANLHKACPKNLGDWYFTGDYPTPGGNRVVNKAFMNFYEGKNARAY; encoded by the coding sequence ATGAGCGACGCCATTAAACACGAATGTGGAATTGCCCTTTTACGATTAAAAAAACCGTTAGCCTTTTACAAAGAAAAATACGGCTCGGCTTTTTACGGCATACAAAAAATGTACCTGCTGATGGAGAAGCAACACAACCGCGGCCAAGACGGTGCCGGTTTTGCTTCTATCAAATTTGATGTCGAACCCGGTGAACGTTACATCAGCCGGGTACGCTCCAACCAAGCACAACCCATTCAAGACATTTTTGCCCAAATCAACGAAAGAATCAACGAAGAACTAAGTCTGCATCCGGAATACCAGGAAGATGTGCAGCTCCAAAAAGAAAACATCCCCTACATAGGTGAATTGTTTTTAGGCCATGTGCGTTACGGAACGTTTGGTAAAAACAGTATTGAAAGCGTTCATCCTTTTTTGCGTCAAAACAATTGGATGCACCGAAACCTCATCGTGGCCGGAAACTTCAACATGACTAACGTAACCGAACTCTTTAATAGCTTAGTTGAATTGGGACAACACCCAAAAGAAATGGCAGACACCGTTACGGTTATGGAAAAAATAGGCCATTTCCTGGATGATGAAGTAACCGATTTATACCAGGAATGTAAAAACAACGGCTTGTCTAAAAGAGAAGCTTCGCCGGTGATTGCCGAGAAATTAGACTTAGCCAAAATATTAAAAAAAGCCTCCAAAGGTTGGGACGGCGGTTATGCCATGGCAGGTTTGCTGGGTCATGGTGATGCGTTTGTTTTCAGAGACCCTGCCGGGATTCGTCCGGCTTATTTTTATGAAGATGACGAAATTGTTGTCGTAGCCTCAGAAAGACCGGTCATACAAACAGTTTTTAATGTTTCGTTTGAAAAGGTACAGGAATTACAACCGGGTCATGCTTTAATCGTAAAGAAGAACGGTGTCATTTCCGAAGAAGAAATCATCACCCCCACCATAAAGAAAGCCTGTTCGTTTGAACGCATTTATTTTTCTCGTGGTAGTGATGCCGAAATTTATCAAGAACGAAAAGAATTAGGAAAACTAATCCTGCCTGCCGTTTTAGAAGCCATCGATAACGATACTGACAATGCGGTTTTCTCCTATATTCCAAACACAGCCGAAACCTCATTCTACGGAATGATAGAAGCAGCCAACGATTTTTTGAATCAAAGAAAAAATCAATTTATACTGGATAATCGAAAAACTCTGACCAAAGAAAAGCTCGAGGAGATTTTATCCGTAAAAATAAGAACAGAAAAGATTGCGATTAAAGACGCCAAGCTCAGAACCTTTATTACCGAAGACAGCAGCCGAGATGACTTAGTAGCCCACGTTTACGATGTTACTTATGGTGTGGTTAAACCAACAGACAGTTTAGTCATCATTGACGACAGTATTGTAAGAGGGACTACTTTAAAAATGAGCATCCTTAAGATGATGGATCGGTTAAATCCTAAAAAGATAGTAATCGTATCCTCAGCACCACAAATTCGGTATCCGGATTGCTACGGTATCGACATGGCAAAACTGGAAGGATTAGTGGCGTTTCAGGCGGCTTTGGCACTATTAAAAGAAAGAAATCTATACCACATCGTGGCTGAAGTTTATGCTAAATGTAAAGCACAGGCAAACTACAAAGACCACGAGGTAGTAAATTATGTAACCGAAATATACAAACCATTCACCGATCAAGAAATATCAGACAAAATAGCCGATTTATTGAATTCAGCAGACATTAAAGCCGATGTAAAAATTATCTTCCAAAACGTAGCCAATCTTCACAAGGCTTGTCCGAAAAACCTAGGAGATTGGTACTTCACCGGTGACTATCCTACCCCGGGAGGTAACCGTGTGGTAAACAAGGCTTTTATGAATTTTTACGAAGGAAAAAATGCTCGAGCATACTAA
- a CDS encoding PfkB family carbohydrate kinase, producing MNKLLIVGTVAFDAIETPFGKTDKILGGAGTFIGLSASHFNLQSAIVSVVGDDFPQEYLDLLTARNIDISGLEVVKGGKTFFWSGRYHNDMNSRDTLATELNVLADFNPIVPENFKEADVVMLGNLHPIVQTGVLNQMTKKPKLVVLDTMNFWMDCALPELLDVIKRVDVITINDEEARQLSGEYSLVKAAAKIHTMGPKYVVIKKGEHGALIFHDEHIFFAPALPLADVFDPTGAGDTFAGGFAGFITQQGDISFETMKTAIIQGSNLASFCVEKFGTERMLELKKEEVNQRLKQFKALTQFEIEIQ from the coding sequence ATGAACAAATTACTTATAGTAGGAACAGTAGCTTTTGACGCTATCGAAACCCCTTTCGGAAAAACAGACAAAATATTGGGCGGAGCAGGAACTTTCATTGGTTTATCAGCCTCTCATTTTAACTTACAATCAGCTATCGTATCGGTAGTGGGTGACGATTTCCCACAAGAATACCTTGATTTATTAACGGCAAGAAATATTGATATTTCAGGACTTGAAGTGGTTAAAGGCGGCAAAACCTTCTTTTGGAGCGGCCGTTACCATAACGATATGAACTCCAGAGATACTTTGGCAACTGAACTAAATGTATTAGCTGATTTTAACCCGATAGTACCGGAAAACTTTAAAGAGGCTGACGTAGTAATGTTAGGAAACTTGCACCCAATCGTTCAAACAGGTGTGTTGAACCAAATGACAAAAAAACCAAAGTTAGTCGTATTAGACACTATGAACTTTTGGATGGATTGTGCTTTGCCTGAATTGTTAGACGTAATCAAACGCGTTGACGTGATTACCATTAACGATGAAGAAGCCCGTCAATTATCAGGAGAGTACTCTTTGGTAAAAGCGGCTGCTAAAATTCACACTATGGGACCTAAGTATGTAGTGATTAAAAAAGGAGAGCACGGTGCTTTAATTTTCCATGACGAACATATTTTCTTTGCTCCGGCTTTACCTTTGGCGGATGTATTCGATCCAACCGGTGCCGGTGATACTTTTGCAGGTGGCTTTGCCGGATTCATTACCCAACAAGGCGACATTTCATTTGAAACCATGAAAACCGCTATCATTCAAGGCTCCAACTTAGCGTCTTTCTGCGTAGAGAAATTCGGAACCGAAAGAATGCTCGAGCTGAAAAAAGAAGAAGTGAACCAACGCTTGAAACAATTCAAAGCTTTAACACAATTTGAAATAGAAATACAATAA
- the rnhA gene encoding ribonuclease HI, translated as MSHQVHIYTDGAAKGNPGNGGYGVVMELVGTSYKKEFYEGFRHTTNNRMELLAVIVGLEKITKPNMKVLVVSDSKYVVDAVEKKWVFGWEKKNFAGKKNPDLWIRFLKVYRQHQVDFKWIKGHNNHPQNERCDELAVMASMQEKLSIDAFYEREESKLL; from the coding sequence TTGAGTCACCAAGTCCACATCTATACTGATGGCGCCGCCAAAGGAAATCCCGGAAACGGAGGCTATGGCGTGGTGATGGAATTGGTAGGCACCTCCTATAAAAAAGAATTTTACGAAGGCTTTCGACACACGACCAACAACCGAATGGAATTATTAGCCGTAATTGTAGGTTTAGAAAAAATAACAAAACCCAATATGAAAGTGTTGGTGGTTTCTGATTCAAAATACGTGGTAGATGCCGTAGAAAAAAAATGGGTTTTCGGATGGGAAAAGAAAAACTTTGCCGGCAAAAAAAACCCCGACCTATGGATACGATTCCTCAAAGTATACCGCCAACACCAAGTCGATTTCAAATGGATTAAAGGCCACAACAACCATCCGCAAAACGAACGTTGTGACGAATTGGCTGTCATGGCTTCCATGCAGGAAAAACTATCAATAGATGCATTTTACGAAAGAGAAGAAAGCAAACTATTGTAA
- the purN gene encoding phosphoribosylglycinamide formyltransferase, giving the protein MKKILLFASGAGSNVENIIQYFKNKEDVAIAGVFSNNPEAKVLEKAQAHQVPTTVFNRAELNEGAVLQQIRKIQPDLIVLAGFLWKMPEAIVHEYPNQIINIHPALLPKYGGKGMYGMKVHQAILDNNEKETGITIHYVNEQYDEGEFILQQAVNIEDCKSPEEIAAKVHQLEHIHFPQIIEKLLITNP; this is encoded by the coding sequence ATGAAAAAGATTTTGCTTTTTGCTTCCGGCGCCGGTTCTAATGTTGAAAACATCATTCAATACTTTAAAAATAAGGAAGATGTGGCTATAGCAGGCGTGTTTTCCAACAATCCCGAGGCCAAAGTTTTAGAAAAAGCCCAAGCACACCAGGTTCCGACTACCGTTTTCAATCGAGCTGAATTAAACGAAGGGGCTGTGCTGCAGCAAATCAGGAAAATACAACCCGATTTGATTGTGTTGGCCGGTTTTTTATGGAAAATGCCCGAAGCGATTGTGCATGAATATCCAAACCAAATCATCAACATTCATCCGGCTTTGTTACCAAAATACGGAGGTAAAGGCATGTATGGCATGAAAGTACACCAAGCCATTTTAGACAATAACGAAAAAGAAACCGGCATCACCATTCATTATGTAAACGAACAGTATGACGAAGGCGAATTCATACTGCAACAAGCCGTAAATATCGAAGATTGTAAATCTCCGGAAGAAATTGCCGCCAAAGTACATCAATTGGAACATATTCATTTTCCTCAAATTATAGAAAAACTCCTTATTACTAATCCCTAA
- a CDS encoding acyl carrier protein gives MSDIASRVKAIIVDKLGVDENEVVTEASFTNDLGADSLDTVELIMEFEKEFDIQIPDDQAENIATVGQAISYIEEAKK, from the coding sequence ATGTCAGACATTGCATCAAGAGTAAAAGCGATTATTGTAGACAAATTAGGCGTTGACGAAAACGAAGTTGTAACAGAAGCAAGCTTCACCAATGATTTAGGCGCTGATTCATTAGACACTGTTGAGTTGATTATGGAATTCGAAAAAGAATTTGATATCCAAATTCCGGACGACCAAGCAGAGAACATTGCTACTGTAGGTCAAGCTATTTCTTACATCGAAGAAGCAAAAAAATAA
- the fabF gene encoding beta-ketoacyl-ACP synthase II, which translates to MALKRVVVTGLGALTPIGNSIEDYWNALVNGKSGAAPITYYDTEKHKTKFACEVKNFNIEDYMDRKESRRMDKFAQYAIAASEEAIKDAGITDTNVNKQRVGVIWGAGIGGLETFQEEVISYAKGDGTPRFNPFFIPKMIADIAPAHISMRNGFMGPNYTTVSACASSANALIDAFNYIRLGMCDVIISGGSEAAVTIAGMGGFNSMQALSTRNESPETASRPFDATRDGFVLGEGAGALVLEEYEHAKARGAKIYCEVGGGGMSSDAYHLTAPHPEGIGVIAVMENTLRDAGMSPDQVDHINTHGTSTPLGDVAELKAISAVFGSHAKNININSTKSMTGHLLGAAGAIEAIASILAMKHGIVPPTINHTVVDENIDPSLNLTLNKAQKREVKVAMSNTFGFGGHNACVLFKKLED; encoded by the coding sequence ATGGCATTAAAGCGAGTTGTAGTAACAGGTTTAGGTGCGCTAACGCCCATTGGAAATTCCATAGAAGACTATTGGAATGCTCTTGTAAACGGGAAAAGTGGTGCTGCACCCATTACCTATTATGATACCGAAAAACATAAAACAAAATTTGCCTGCGAAGTCAAAAACTTCAACATCGAAGACTATATGGATCGTAAAGAATCCCGTAGAATGGACAAATTCGCTCAATATGCTATAGCAGCCAGCGAAGAAGCTATTAAAGATGCAGGGATTACCGATACCAATGTAAACAAACAAAGAGTAGGCGTAATTTGGGGTGCCGGAATTGGCGGATTGGAAACTTTTCAAGAAGAAGTAATCAGTTATGCTAAGGGTGACGGAACGCCAAGATTCAATCCGTTCTTTATTCCGAAAATGATAGCCGATATCGCTCCTGCTCACATTTCGATGCGAAATGGGTTTATGGGACCTAACTATACTACTGTTTCCGCTTGTGCTTCTTCGGCCAATGCGCTGATTGATGCTTTCAACTATATTCGTTTAGGAATGTGTGATGTTATCATCTCGGGTGGTTCGGAAGCAGCGGTAACGATTGCCGGTATGGGTGGATTTAACTCTATGCAAGCCTTGTCTACCCGAAATGAAAGTCCGGAAACGGCGTCAAGACCTTTTGATGCTACCCGTGACGGATTTGTTTTAGGAGAAGGTGCGGGTGCTTTGGTTTTAGAAGAATATGAACATGCTAAAGCCCGTGGTGCTAAAATATATTGTGAAGTCGGCGGTGGCGGAATGTCATCGGATGCTTATCACTTAACGGCTCCACATCCGGAAGGGATTGGTGTAATTGCTGTTATGGAAAATACCTTGCGTGATGCGGGAATGTCGCCTGACCAAGTAGATCATATCAATACCCACGGAACATCGACACCACTAGGTGATGTGGCCGAGTTGAAAGCGATTAGTGCTGTTTTTGGTAGCCATGCTAAAAACATCAACATCAATTCAACCAAATCAATGACAGGTCACTTACTAGGTGCTGCCGGTGCTATTGAAGCTATTGCTTCGATATTAGCGATGAAACACGGTATTGTGCCTCCAACTATCAACCATACGGTAGTGGATGAAAACATTGATCCGAGTTTAAATTTGACTTTAAACAAAGCTCAAAAAAGAGAGGTTAAGGTTGCTATGAGTAACACTTTCGGTTTCGGAGGTCATAACGCTTGCGTTCTATTTAAAAAATTAGAAGACTAA
- the rnc gene encoding ribonuclease III: MRILKKIFKNSRSTEDGIFFKEIEKVIGFTPQTIIYYEKAFTHRSTNRTDLKGNPMNYERLEFLGDAMLSAVIAAHLYKKAPAGDEGYLTKMRSKIVSREHLNELGRDLNLIRFVESKVPTQHFGENIHGNIFEALVGAIFLDKGYDFCEKFIQRSVITPYVDIEKLEGKVISYKSLLIEWCQKEKKSFHYDVFDDNGNDGQKYFGVKLSIDHKVVAKARATSKKKAEEKASQRAYFAFQEKINKK, encoded by the coding sequence ATGAGAATTCTAAAAAAAATATTTAAAAATTCCCGTTCAACTGAGGACGGGATTTTTTTTAAAGAAATTGAAAAAGTAATAGGTTTTACGCCCCAAACCATAATCTACTACGAAAAAGCCTTCACCCATCGTTCGACCAACCGAACCGATTTGAAAGGCAATCCGATGAATTATGAGCGTCTGGAATTTCTGGGTGACGCCATGTTAAGTGCCGTAATTGCAGCACATTTGTATAAAAAAGCACCTGCCGGTGACGAGGGCTATCTGACTAAAATGCGTTCCAAAATTGTGAGTCGCGAGCACCTAAACGAATTGGGAAGAGACCTAAACTTAATCCGATTTGTAGAAAGTAAAGTGCCTACGCAACACTTTGGTGAGAACATTCACGGCAATATTTTTGAAGCGTTAGTGGGCGCCATATTTTTGGACAAAGGTTATGATTTTTGTGAAAAATTCATCCAAAGAAGCGTTATTACCCCGTATGTTGACATTGAAAAACTGGAAGGCAAAGTCATCAGTTACAAAAGCTTACTGATTGAATGGTGTCAGAAAGAAAAGAAATCGTTTCATTACGATGTGTTTGATGACAATGGTAATGACGGGCAAAAATATTTTGGAGTAAAGCTAAGCATCGACCATAAAGTGGTGGCCAAAGCCCGTGCCACTTCCAAAAAGAAAGCAGAAGAAAAAGCCTCTCAACGCGCGTATTTTGCATTTCAAGAAAAAATTAACAAAAAATAA